The DNA region CCGCGACCGGTGAGGCGCTGAACGTCATCATCAGCTCGACAGCCACCATCAACGACCGCAATCTGCTGATCGCCAGTGCCGCCGAACAGCAGGCGCAGGTCGCGAGTGAAGTGGATCGCAACCTGAGCAGTATTCGTGATCTGTCTAGCCAGACGGCTTCAGGGGCACAGCAGACCACTGTCGCGAGCAATGCCTTGGCGATGCTGGCGACTGACTTGAACCTGATGGTGCAGCGCTTTGTCTTGTGAGGGCCTGATTACCGCCCGTCAGCACGTTCAAAAACAGGCCGACGAGCGATAACAGCGCCTAAAGAGGCGGCGATCAGTCCTGCGGACGCAGGCGGTATTGCGGCGGCAGTTGCTCAAAGCCACTGATGGTCACGTCGAGGCTCTTCCAGCGGCCATCCTTGATGCCGTAGATGCAGCCATGCACAGACAGGCTCTGCCCACGGTGCCAGGCGTTCTGCACAATGCTGGTATGGCCGACGTTGGCCACTTGCTGAATCACGTTCAGTTCGCACAGACGGTCGACACGCTCTTCTTCGGTCGGCAGTTTGGCGAGCAATTCGCGGTTTTCGTAATACAGATCACGAATCGTGCGCAGCCAGCCGTCGATCAGGCCGAACTGACGATCCTGCATGGAGGCACGCACACCGCCACAGCCATAGTGGCCGG from Pseudomonas syringae includes:
- the can gene encoding carbonate dehydratase encodes the protein MNELQDLIDNNARWADAIKQEDPEFFAKLARQQTPEFLWIGCSDARVPANEIVGMLPGDLFVHRNVANVVLHTDLNCLSVIQYAVDVLKVKHILVTGHYGCGGVRASMQDRQFGLIDGWLRTIRDLYYENRELLAKLPTEEERVDRLCELNVIQQVANVGHTSIVQNAWHRGQSLSVHGCIYGIKDGRWKSLDVTISGFEQLPPQYRLRPQD